One genomic region from Candidatus Borreliella tachyglossi encodes:
- a CDS encoding BlyA family holin, translated as MNNINIAELLMNINEIKLIVISAFVLALVSLLVILFKPVLKDILHIFISKFKNKDGKD; from the coding sequence ATGAATAACATAAATATCGCTGAATTATTAATGAATATCAATGAGATTAAGTTAATTGTCATATCTGCTTTTGTATTAGCTTTAGTATCACTACTAGTTATTTTATTTAAACCTGTGCTTAAGGACATTTTACATATTTTTATTTCTAAATTTAAGAATAAGGATGGGAAAGACTAA